Proteins encoded within one genomic window of uncultured Desulfobacter sp.:
- a CDS encoding IS110 family transposase — MTKKADTTFIQIIHPVCCGIDVHKKKISACLITLGEHGQELHEIREFGTFTVNLLEMKKWLTENNCPILAMESTGVYWRPVHNVLEGFMEVILVNARHIKNVPGRKTDIADSKWLAGLLRHGLLKGSFIPPKEIRQWRELTRLRRTYTESLADYKRRVHKLFETANIKIDSVVSDLFGVTGRNLISLLCTESDLSLNNIKSNAKRGLKAKSVELHSSIQGFFEDHHRFLLVGLMETIAGFEDRISGITKRMDSLTADNRDLLARLDEVPGIDKKSAQSIVSEIGITLDEFKSMAALASWAGLCPGNNESAGKRKSGRTSVRSHPLKTILIEIAWAAIKKKGSYYRAKYFKLKSRRGAKKAIVAIAHRISKAIYNIIKHGDRFMDLGEEYLGVKSRQRRLNAITKQAKQLGYDLIPAEV, encoded by the coding sequence ATGACCAAAAAAGCAGATACCACATTCATTCAAATTATTCACCCTGTTTGCTGCGGAATAGATGTACACAAGAAAAAAATTTCAGCATGTCTCATCACATTAGGCGAACATGGACAGGAACTACATGAGATAAGAGAATTTGGGACATTCACGGTCAATTTGTTAGAAATGAAAAAATGGTTGACGGAAAATAACTGTCCAATATTGGCGATGGAAAGCACCGGGGTATACTGGAGACCAGTCCATAATGTGTTGGAAGGCTTCATGGAAGTGATTCTTGTAAATGCCCGTCATATAAAGAATGTTCCTGGTCGTAAAACAGATATCGCCGACAGCAAATGGCTTGCAGGACTGCTGAGACACGGGTTGTTAAAAGGCAGTTTTATTCCCCCTAAAGAAATCCGTCAATGGCGAGAGTTAACCCGACTCCGCAGAACATATACTGAATCTCTGGCCGATTACAAAAGGCGTGTGCATAAATTGTTCGAGACGGCCAATATCAAAATTGATTCTGTCGTGTCTGATTTGTTCGGTGTTACAGGACGGAACTTGATTTCATTGCTCTGCACAGAATCAGACTTGAGTCTAAATAATATCAAATCCAACGCAAAAAGAGGATTGAAAGCAAAGTCGGTTGAGCTTCACAGCAGCATCCAAGGTTTTTTTGAGGATCATCACCGTTTTCTGTTGGTGGGGTTGATGGAAACGATCGCAGGCTTTGAAGATCGTATTTCTGGGATAACCAAGAGAATGGATTCCCTGACAGCAGATAATAGAGATCTTTTAGCTCGTTTGGATGAGGTCCCCGGGATTGATAAAAAATCAGCTCAATCAATTGTAAGTGAGATCGGGATAACCCTGGATGAATTTAAAAGTATGGCCGCCCTTGCGTCTTGGGCAGGGTTATGTCCTGGAAACAATGAGAGTGCCGGTAAAAGGAAAAGTGGACGAACTTCCGTTCGTAGTCATCCTTTGAAAACTATATTGATTGAGATCGCATGGGCGGCGATCAAGAAAAAGGGTTCGTACTACAGGGCCAAATATTTCAAATTAAAATCCAGGCGAGGAGCAAAAAAAGCGATTGTGGCCATAGCTCATCGAATCTCTAAAGCAATTTACAACATAATCAAACATGGTGACAGATTTATGGACCTTGGGGAAGAATATTTGGGCGTAAAGTCTCGGCAAAGGAGACTTAACGCTATTACCAAACAGGCCAAGCAGCTTGGATACGATTTGATCCCGGCTGAGGTATAA
- a CDS encoding transposase, which produces MRCNHKDYVINDAAIEYMKQQRLPKYQLEKFQNQCFSTERNWKSFLFQNKIRKNRHKRIATEGALLGSLLDHGWNQDLAIISDDAGQFNILTHALCWVHAERTIQKLIGFTQKRKDQIESVRSDIWDLYSDLKKYQQGPTSGAKFDLNKRFDHIFGQKTGYAALDLALNRILKNKSELLLVLDRPDIPLHNNLSESDIREYVKKRKISGSTRSSAGRTCRDTFTSIKKTCRKLGISFWDYLIDRIETRGNIPSPSNLMVRKMEEQLL; this is translated from the coding sequence TTGCGGTGCAACCATAAAGATTATGTGATCAACGACGCTGCCATTGAATATATGAAACAGCAGCGGCTTCCCAAGTACCAACTGGAAAAATTTCAAAATCAGTGTTTTTCAACTGAACGCAACTGGAAATCATTTTTGTTTCAGAACAAAATCCGTAAAAACCGCCACAAAAGGATTGCAACCGAGGGAGCTCTTCTGGGCAGTCTGCTTGATCATGGCTGGAATCAGGATCTTGCCATAATCAGTGATGATGCAGGTCAGTTCAATATCCTGACCCATGCTTTATGCTGGGTCCATGCAGAAAGAACAATCCAGAAATTAATCGGTTTTACACAAAAACGAAAGGATCAAATTGAGTCGGTCCGATCCGATATCTGGGATTTATACTCTGATTTAAAAAAATATCAGCAAGGCCCGACAAGTGGAGCAAAGTTTGACCTCAATAAACGGTTTGATCATATTTTTGGACAAAAAACCGGTTATGCGGCATTAGACCTGGCCCTAAACAGAATCCTCAAAAATAAGTCTGAGCTATTGCTGGTTCTTGATAGGCCTGATATTCCATTGCATAACAATTTGAGCGAAAGCGATATCCGAGAATATGTCAAAAAACGAAAAATCAGTGGCTCAACCAGAAGTTCTGCGGGGAGGACCTGCCGAGACACCTTTACAAGTATTAAAAAGACATGCAGGAAATTAGGGATTTCGTTTTGGGATTACCTGATAGATCGGATTGAGACCCGAGGAAACATCCCCTCACCTTCAAATTTAATGGTAAGGAAAATGGAAGAACAACTTTTGTAA
- a CDS encoding transposase, translated as MQVNIKTLIDDTQCYNTVRELRWPEGRQCPYCDSKRIIKRGFDEKEPARQRYECKNCGKRFDDLTGTIFAGHHQPLKVWILCLYFMGLNLSNKQIAKELDLDRTDVQRMTTQLREGVIKKSLK; from the coding sequence ATGCAAGTAAACATAAAGACTCTGATTGATGATACGCAATGTTACAACACTGTTCGGGAGTTGCGCTGGCCGGAAGGACGTCAATGTCCGTATTGTGATTCCAAACGAATAATCAAAAGGGGTTTTGATGAAAAAGAACCTGCCAGACAACGTTATGAATGTAAAAATTGCGGCAAACGGTTTGATGACCTTACAGGCACCATCTTCGCTGGACATCACCAACCCCTCAAGGTATGGATATTGTGTCTGTATTTCATGGGGTTGAACTTGTCCAACAAGCAAATTGCCAAAGAACTGGACCTGGACCGCACTGATGTTCAAAGGATGACCACCCAACTTCGTGAAGGCGTGATAAAAAAAAGCCTCAAGTAA
- a CDS encoding IS1595 family transposase codes for MVAGHKGNPEAVARKGREGRRNRLRGARGRGTLEKEKPPVFGMIQRCGLVVIQMLANVRRVTIEPLVKSTVLPGTLIYTDEYAIYNRLTEWGYKHKSVNHGAGEYARDEDGDGFHEVHVNTMEGFWSLLRGWLRPHRGISQEKLPFYLGFFEFVHNVGKRGKALLHSLVELLVK; via the coding sequence ATTGTAGCAGGGCATAAAGGCAATCCCGAAGCAGTAGCCCGAAAAGGCAGGGAAGGCCGTCGAAATCGTTTACGAGGTGCTCGTGGGCGGGGTACATTGGAAAAAGAGAAACCACCTGTATTCGGTATGATTCAGCGATGCGGTCTGGTAGTGATTCAAATGCTTGCTAATGTTCGCAGGGTAACTATTGAGCCCTTGGTAAAGTCGACCGTTTTGCCGGGGACTTTGATTTACACTGATGAATATGCGATCTACAATCGATTAACCGAGTGGGGGTACAAGCATAAGAGCGTGAATCACGGGGCTGGAGAATACGCCAGAGACGAGGATGGCGATGGTTTCCATGAAGTCCATGTCAATACCATGGAAGGCTTCTGGTCCTTGCTACGTGGTTGGTTGCGTCCTCATCGAGGCATCTCACAAGAGAAGCTCCCGTTCTATCTCGGTTTTTTCGAGTTCGTTCATAACGTCGGCAAACGGGGAAAGGCCCTGCTCCATTCGCTTGTCGAACTTTTGGTCAAATAA
- a CDS encoding MBOAT family O-acyltransferase, with protein sequence MVFTDNVFIPFLFITYICFCISCRSLKFQLLTLLVASYIFYGWWDARFLTLIIFSSLLDYNIGKLIFRTNNEKKRKTYLIISLVGNLGILGFFKYSNFFISNFCQLSGILGFSVDIKLLNIILPVGISFYTFQTLSYSIDIYSRKMEPTDSLLKFMVFVAAFPQLVAGPIVRAKHFLSQVNDNLYDKSSSEGLFYIIYGFIKKVFIADYIGYYIVDPVYLNFTSDIGPLELIIVSYFYAFQIFFDFSAYSDIAIGLGKLFGLELPINFKYPYTSKNPSEFWRKWHISLSTWFRDYLYFPLGGNRGTKTLRLRNVIIVMLLVGLWHGANWTFIAWGALHGLYLSIYPIIEKSKIYINIPNFIKIFIFFNLTCLAWIFFRSPDIRFAITYIKSVFRFSTFWGPFSFHVKIVCCMAAVSVIFHYLIEPRIKKLSVSYSKLHWVYCSLIIYSFFILFSYIGEKGIAHQAFIYFQF encoded by the coding sequence ATGGTTTTTACCGATAATGTCTTTATTCCATTTTTATTCATTACGTATATTTGTTTCTGTATTTCATGTAGATCGCTTAAGTTCCAGTTATTAACCTTGCTGGTTGCCAGTTATATATTTTATGGTTGGTGGGATGCACGTTTTTTAACTTTAATTATATTTTCCTCATTATTGGATTACAACATAGGTAAACTGATATTTCGAACAAATAATGAAAAGAAAAGAAAAACATATTTAATCATCAGTCTGGTTGGAAATTTAGGCATTTTAGGTTTTTTTAAGTATTCAAATTTTTTTATAAGTAACTTTTGTCAGTTATCTGGCATTTTGGGTTTTTCAGTTGATATTAAGCTTCTTAATATAATTCTTCCAGTTGGGATATCATTTTATACCTTTCAGACTTTAAGTTATTCTATCGATATTTATTCAAGAAAAATGGAACCAACTGATTCACTGTTGAAATTTATGGTATTTGTTGCTGCTTTTCCTCAACTCGTAGCTGGTCCGATTGTAAGAGCAAAACATTTCTTAAGTCAGGTTAATGATAATTTATATGATAAAAGTTCAAGTGAGGGGCTTTTCTATATTATTTATGGTTTTATTAAAAAAGTATTCATAGCTGATTATATAGGATATTACATAGTTGATCCGGTGTATCTAAACTTTACGTCCGATATAGGACCTTTAGAATTAATTATAGTTTCATATTTTTATGCATTTCAAATTTTTTTCGATTTTTCTGCATATTCAGATATAGCAATTGGATTGGGAAAGCTATTTGGGCTTGAATTGCCTATTAATTTTAAATATCCATATACTTCAAAAAATCCAAGTGAATTTTGGAGAAAATGGCATATTTCATTATCAACTTGGTTCAGAGATTATTTATATTTTCCTTTAGGCGGGAATAGAGGAACAAAAACCTTGCGATTACGTAATGTCATAATTGTTATGCTTTTAGTTGGTTTATGGCATGGTGCCAATTGGACATTCATTGCTTGGGGGGCTTTGCATGGTTTATATCTGTCTATATATCCTATAATTGAAAAAAGTAAAATATATATTAACATACCTAATTTTATAAAAATATTTATATTTTTTAACCTAACATGTTTGGCATGGATTTTTTTCAGGTCTCCGGATATACGATTCGCAATAACTTATATTAAAAGTGTTTTTAGATTCTCAACTTTTTGGGGCCCGTTTTCATTTCATGTAAAAATTGTATGTTGCATGGCTGCTGTATCAGTTATATTTCACTATTTAATCGAACCAAGAATAAAGAAATTGTCAGTTAGTTATTCAAAGTTACATTGGGTATATTGTAGTTTGATAATTTATAGTTTTTTTATTCTTTTTTCATACATAGGAGAAAAAGGAATTGCTCATCAGGCTTTTATTTATTTTCAGTTTTAA
- a CDS encoding N-acetylneuraminate synthase family protein, producing MIDGWQGKHGPYLIAEIGGNHEGDFEYAKELTYLACTSGADAVKFQIYTGESLVSKLESPDRCSHFERFQFTPEQYINLAEICKKEGVVFTASVWDSSAFDWIDPYMKFYKIGSGDLTAYPIIKKITSLKKPIILSTGLSTFNEVRTTVEFIQSQNSMYLEPENLALLQCTSMYPIPDEDANLQVMNLFRREFNLTIGYSDHTVGNDAVEIAVAMGAGIIEFHFTDSREGKIFRDHQVSFTCDEIKRLIHRITKIKTLQGQMIKEPTISEIEANHVLTFRRAVYPLTDLTEGQIIKEKNLTILRPNLGVDARKYETLIGKKTKKKIPAFSQIKILDVE from the coding sequence ATGATTGATGGGTGGCAGGGAAAACACGGTCCTTATTTGATAGCTGAAATCGGAGGAAATCATGAGGGCGATTTTGAGTATGCAAAGGAACTGACTTATCTTGCATGTACCTCTGGAGCTGATGCTGTCAAATTCCAAATTTATACAGGCGAATCCCTGGTCAGCAAACTAGAAAGTCCTGACAGGTGTTCACATTTTGAAAGATTTCAATTTACACCTGAACAATACATTAATCTGGCTGAAATATGTAAAAAAGAGGGCGTTGTTTTTACAGCATCTGTTTGGGATTCGTCTGCGTTTGATTGGATTGACCCATATATGAAATTTTATAAAATTGGTTCTGGTGATTTAACAGCTTACCCAATAATAAAAAAAATAACTTCATTAAAAAAACCAATAATATTATCAACAGGATTGTCTACTTTTAATGAAGTAAGGACAACAGTTGAGTTTATTCAGTCACAGAATTCTATGTATTTAGAACCAGAAAATCTTGCTTTATTGCAGTGTACATCCATGTATCCGATACCTGATGAAGATGCCAACCTCCAGGTTATGAATTTATTCAGACGGGAATTTAATCTGACAATAGGATATTCGGACCATACTGTTGGTAATGATGCTGTTGAAATTGCCGTAGCAATGGGAGCTGGAATTATTGAATTTCATTTTACAGATTCAAGGGAGGGTAAAATATTTCGGGACCATCAGGTCTCATTTACATGTGATGAAATAAAACGATTGATACACCGAATCACGAAAATAAAAACGCTTCAAGGGCAAATGATAAAAGAACCTACAATATCAGAAATTGAAGCTAATCATGTATTAACTTTCAGAAGAGCTGTTTATCCATTAACGGATCTTACAGAAGGTCAGATTATAAAAGAAAAAAATCTAACGATTTTAAGGCCAAATTTGGGTGTTGATGCCCGGAAATATGAAACATTAATTGGGAAGAAAACGAAAAAGAAAATACCTGCTTTCAGTCAAATTAAAATTTTAGATGTAGAATAA
- a CDS encoding glycosyltransferase codes for MLNKRKNKPLLTVYITNYNYAKFIKQSIDSVLRQTFKDFELIIIDDGSTDNSRDIILEYENEKNVYTVFQKNQGLNKTNNNALKIANGKYIVRLDADDFLAPQALELMVNELERNPEFVMIFPDYYLVDENGTVLDQVRRHDFKRDVTLMDLPAHGACTVIRTDVLKKIGGYDESFKCQDGYDIWLKIISKYNVNNISLPLFYYRQHGASLTKNEKTILKTRAQIKEKHIKKKNNSSPNVLVIIPVRGASTHPKSISLEKLHKKPLIDWTIDSALESKTVSDILISTPDNAIIEHVKHKYEDNVIVMDRQKELARINTPLEPTVSEAIKYYSHIKTKPDLVVLLFIESPFRSAFYIDKAVHTQQIFDTDVVDGIREEDDIFYYHNGDGLRPWNINSGLRLERDNLFRRSGGIHLIQREFFERERNILSGKIGHITLDQRSAFTIRTEMDWKIAQYLALEEQK; via the coding sequence ATGCTGAATAAGAGAAAAAATAAACCATTGCTGACTGTATATATAACAAATTACAACTATGCAAAATTTATAAAACAATCAATTGATAGTGTTTTAAGGCAAACTTTCAAGGACTTTGAATTAATTATTATTGATGACGGCTCGACTGATAATTCCCGAGATATTATACTGGAATATGAAAATGAAAAAAATGTTTATACTGTTTTTCAGAAAAATCAGGGGCTAAATAAAACCAACAATAATGCCCTAAAAATAGCAAATGGGAAATATATAGTTAGGCTTGACGCCGATGATTTTCTGGCCCCTCAGGCGCTTGAATTAATGGTAAATGAGTTGGAAAGAAATCCTGAGTTTGTCATGATTTTTCCGGATTATTACCTGGTCGATGAAAATGGTACGGTTTTGGATCAGGTGCGGCGTCATGATTTTAAAAGAGATGTGACATTGATGGATTTGCCGGCACATGGGGCCTGTACCGTTATAAGGACAGATGTTTTAAAAAAAATTGGTGGCTATGATGAGTCATTTAAATGCCAGGATGGTTATGATATCTGGTTAAAAATTATATCCAAGTATAACGTTAATAACATAAGTCTTCCTCTTTTTTATTATCGTCAGCATGGAGCGAGTCTTACAAAAAATGAAAAGACGATTTTAAAAACGCGGGCACAAATTAAAGAAAAGCATATAAAAAAGAAAAACAATAGCTCCCCTAATGTTTTGGTAATTATTCCCGTAAGAGGTGCATCAACACATCCTAAATCAATATCTTTGGAAAAACTTCATAAAAAACCACTTATTGACTGGACCATTGATAGTGCTTTAGAGAGCAAAACGGTTAGTGATATTTTAATTAGTACTCCGGATAATGCGATTATTGAGCATGTTAAACATAAGTATGAAGATAATGTCATTGTAATGGATAGACAAAAGGAGTTGGCAAGAATAAATACTCCACTGGAGCCTACTGTATCTGAAGCCATAAAATACTATTCACATATAAAAACAAAACCGGACTTGGTTGTATTGCTTTTTATAGAATCACCATTTAGATCCGCGTTTTACATTGATAAAGCTGTACATACGCAGCAGATATTTGATACTGATGTCGTTGATGGTATCCGGGAAGAAGATGATATATTTTATTATCATAATGGTGACGGTTTAAGACCGTGGAATATCAATTCCGGTCTACGTCTTGAAAGAGATAACTTGTTTCGGCGCTCAGGAGGTATACATCTTATTCAAAGAGAATTTTTTGAAAGAGAAAGAAATATATTGAGTGGTAAAATTGGTCATATCACTCTTGATCAGAGATCCGCGTTTACAATACGTACAGAGATGGATTGGAAAATTGCACAGTATTTAGCTTTAGAGGAACAAAAATGA
- a CDS encoding oligosaccharide flippase family protein, whose amino-acid sequence MFSLKDLIKRFLSNSATYGAFSFIRQFGAFFIIPIYWHYLTPTDYGILALTSLITNIFTPIIILGLQEGVERFYYIWTHENRKLQTGRVWCLGIITGLSITLLIEAGGRYIIPRVFEDMSYVPYFQMVTWTMFFNSFTMIPFRILRVTEKIKFYGVCSLFQFIINSTLVIMFLSIMDMGVSSVFLGGLINSIFWALFWIVWIWNKIKISVNFKYIKSEIHYSLPSLPINIINRTGLYFDRYLLGQHLSLANLGLYNVGNSFGNYYNQVNSAFKTAWYPMLFKMHSDDKKDLKDVLPVVSLFYYYMLLIFALSAALFSREIICFFGSEKFIKAYPYVPYFVLIYLIMNFSSAFGRGIDLVKKTYFDLISSISGAVVSVVLLCILVPRYGTYGAISALLASTSIRTVVTVTIAHSLYKRVFPFQKIVALSAVALFSFYNSYGFEHQSIFYCLVYKIFYVLLFIIWGGIIIFGFSSVIKQTKRIVNKVHTKAF is encoded by the coding sequence ATGTTTTCCCTGAAGGATTTAATAAAGCGCTTTTTAAGTAACTCTGCAACTTATGGTGCATTTTCATTCATAAGGCAATTTGGTGCTTTTTTCATTATACCAATATATTGGCATTATTTAACTCCTACAGACTATGGTATATTAGCTCTCACTTCATTAATTACAAATATTTTTACACCAATAATAATCCTTGGTTTACAGGAAGGTGTTGAACGTTTTTACTATATTTGGACTCATGAAAACAGAAAGTTACAGACTGGCAGAGTCTGGTGTTTAGGCATAATAACGGGATTGTCTATTACGCTACTTATAGAGGCCGGAGGTCGATACATAATACCCCGGGTTTTTGAGGATATGTCATATGTGCCATACTTTCAAATGGTTACATGGACTATGTTTTTCAACTCATTTACGATGATTCCGTTTAGAATTCTAAGAGTTACAGAAAAAATAAAATTTTACGGTGTGTGTTCATTGTTTCAATTTATAATTAACAGCACCCTGGTTATTATGTTTCTGTCTATAATGGATATGGGGGTAAGTTCTGTATTCCTTGGTGGCTTAATCAACAGTATTTTCTGGGCTTTGTTCTGGATCGTATGGATTTGGAATAAAATAAAAATATCAGTTAATTTTAAATATATAAAATCGGAAATTCATTACTCGCTACCGTCTTTGCCAATTAATATAATAAATAGAACAGGGCTATATTTCGATCGATACCTGCTTGGACAGCATCTATCGCTGGCAAATCTTGGGCTTTATAATGTTGGTAACAGTTTTGGTAATTATTATAACCAGGTAAACAGTGCTTTTAAAACAGCATGGTATCCAATGCTTTTTAAAATGCACTCTGATGATAAAAAGGACCTTAAAGATGTTCTGCCAGTTGTATCGCTCTTTTATTATTATATGCTTTTAATTTTTGCTTTATCTGCTGCTCTGTTCTCAAGGGAAATTATTTGTTTTTTCGGCTCTGAAAAGTTTATTAAAGCATATCCGTATGTCCCGTATTTTGTTTTAATATACTTGATAATGAATTTTTCATCAGCTTTTGGCAGGGGAATCGATTTGGTCAAAAAAACATATTTTGATCTAATCAGCAGCATTTCTGGGGCAGTTGTCTCTGTTGTTTTACTTTGTATTTTGGTCCCTCGTTATGGGACTTATGGGGCAATTTCTGCTTTGCTGGCATCAACATCAATACGAACTGTTGTTACAGTAACCATCGCACACAGTCTATATAAACGTGTTTTTCCATTTCAAAAAATAGTAGCTTTATCAGCTGTCGCACTATTTAGTTTTTATAACTCATATGGTTTTGAGCATCAATCAATATTCTATTGTTTAGTTTATAAAATTTTTTATGTATTATTGTTTATAATTTGGGGAGGGATTATTATTTTTGGTTTTTCATCCGTCATAAAACAGACGAAACGAATAGTCAACAAGGTTCATACAAAGGCTTTTTAA
- a CDS encoding DUF354 domain-containing protein: MDGSFLQLSDGVFFYKVIKYWCNVLIDLDIDSVISRNVPHFPGEYGLYIACQLLEKPFLMGDFMASLKRSWVISSIENKSFIIKGKLRNNNYKDSNHKIKILLSKLQSSYDDAIPDYFKRNKINSMESEKNYIALYFRIFISFLSSILCFKRETLLTSVINHNPISSGQSMPNSVNAFLIKLKARSLIQKNKRLYNKLCVKPEDGMKYIYFAPNYQPERTTLPDAGEFADILRILDFMSTILPKNWMIYYKEHPSIFNLPKRNLFWRGHMYRNNEFYDAIKEYNNVQIIPFEIDSFSLIDNAEATVTATGTVAFESAVRGVPSLVFGSVWFDAMEGIFRIRSKKDVENVLKKITTGYKPDIEKIEKYIMAAYECSSNAYPNLVKREISDGDIERYRTEIKKMMKDYVECLQHLHNEKHNSIQQNYN, from the coding sequence ATGGATGGCAGTTTTCTTCAACTCAGCGACGGCGTTTTTTTTTATAAAGTGATTAAATACTGGTGCAATGTTCTTATTGATTTGGATATAGATTCAGTGATTTCACGTAATGTGCCCCATTTCCCAGGTGAATATGGGCTATATATTGCATGTCAATTGTTAGAAAAACCATTTCTCATGGGAGATTTCATGGCAAGTCTGAAACGTTCATGGGTAATATCTTCTATTGAAAATAAAAGCTTTATAATCAAAGGAAAGTTAAGAAATAATAACTATAAAGACTCGAATCATAAAATTAAAATATTGCTGAGTAAACTTCAGTCAAGTTATGATGATGCTATTCCAGATTATTTTAAAAGAAATAAAATAAATAGCATGGAAAGTGAAAAAAATTACATAGCTTTATATTTCCGGATTTTTATATCTTTTTTGAGTTCAATTCTTTGTTTTAAACGTGAGACTCTTCTAACATCTGTGATTAATCATAACCCAATCTCAAGCGGACAATCCATGCCAAATTCTGTTAATGCTTTTTTAATTAAATTGAAGGCTAGATCTTTAATTCAGAAAAACAAGCGGTTGTATAATAAATTATGCGTTAAACCTGAAGACGGCATGAAATATATATACTTTGCACCGAATTATCAACCTGAAAGAACTACATTGCCAGATGCTGGAGAATTTGCTGATATTTTAAGAATTCTTGATTTTATGTCAACCATTTTACCTAAAAATTGGATGATATATTATAAGGAGCACCCCAGTATATTTAATTTGCCTAAAAGAAATCTTTTCTGGCGTGGACATATGTATCGGAATAATGAATTTTATGACGCTATAAAGGAATACAATAATGTCCAGATAATACCTTTTGAAATTGATTCATTTTCTTTAATTGATAACGCTGAAGCAACAGTTACTGCGACAGGTACTGTTGCATTTGAATCTGCAGTAAGAGGTGTCCCATCACTCGTTTTCGGAAGTGTTTGGTTTGATGCCATGGAAGGCATATTTAGAATTCGAAGTAAGAAAGATGTTGAGAATGTTTTAAAAAAAATTACTACTGGTTATAAACCAGATATTGAGAAAATCGAGAAATATATTATGGCGGCATATGAATGTTCATCCAATGCATATCCCAATTTGGTAAAGAGAGAAATTTCTGATGGTGATATTGAAAGATATAGAACAGAAATAAAAAAAATGATGAAAGACTATGTTGAATGCTTACAACACTTACATAATGAAAAACACAATAGTATTCAGCAAAATTATAATTAA